TTATCAATTGAATTACTTTGTTTATAATTGAGTTTGTCTAAACCACTTTTGCAATTTCAGCTTGTGTATAAAGTTTTATGTACAGATTCAACATTTCTGGTCACTAAGCCACAGCAAATCCCGTATATTTGCGTACTTTAGGATAACGAAAGCCGAGTACTATATCTTCTTTGGGAATACCTGCCTCCATCAAATCAGTAGCTATACCTTCCTCCGTTTCATCACATTGAATCCAGACTTTATCGACAACCAAGCTAAGGTGAATTGGTGTTGCATGGAGATACTTATTACCACTCCAACCGAAATCTAAAACTAGATAATGTCCTCGTTCATCATCAAATATAACCTGAGAAGTGTAGCCATCAGGTAAGGTAGCACGATAGTTAGCATGATTCTGGAGAACAGTCTTAATAATACCTTGATATTTTAATCGGGTATCCATTGCATGATTACCTCACTTTCATCATCAAAGACAATTAGTTTCACAATCTGGTTCTTTAGCAATACCTGCCCTAATTCTATACTAAAAACACTGTTAAAAGTTGGCTGAGATATGGCCAGATAAAGAACTCGCTCAACCTTCATCTCGTTAAGGATTTGACGATACAAGACGTACTGCCCTAAAGCTTGCTGTAAATCCTTTACGTCAGACTGTCCTACAAAGCTTTTCACTTCAACGACAATTTTCCGCAATTCTTTCTCCGCACTGATTAAGCGTTCTGCTCCCAAATCAGCGGATAAACGCTTCTTGCCAATTTGAAGTGGAAAAGGATCGTGAGTGATTGCCCACCCGTCCTTCTCTAAAGCAAGTTTTACAGTGTCGTGGTAAATATCTCTTGCAGACACAAAAATTCAGACGATAAATACTCTCATCACCAGTATAGCCAATTTTTCTGTTCTAAACAGAGAAAAATATTAAAAGGGGAGAATTAATCCCCCCCCATTAATTTAGACAAAGAAACTATTGACCGCAATAGTGCCGAGCGCCGGGAAAGTACCCGTTAACCCAGTCAGATTAATCACCAAATCATTAGCACTTTGGAAACCCGCCGTACCGTCGTTGATAATTAGGTAAGTAGAAGAACTATTGTCCCGCACTAAAACAGCACTGTTAATTCCGAGAGCTTGATTTCCGGCTGTTGCCCCATTAGCATCGGTAAAGACGTTAGTAACAATGGTGTTAATATTGGTCGTGGTGCTATCTGCGGCCCGGGTAAAAGCGACCGGGGCATTAATGGCCGCACCAGCTTGACTAAGCAGGTCAATTTTATCAGTACCAATGGCAAAATCCGTAACTCGGTCTAGGGCTGTCGAGGTGGACTGACTAAATTGGAAGATGAAGATGTCTGTCCCCACCCCACCGGTTAAAGTATCGATTCCAGCAGCACCATTGAGGCTATTATTGCCACTATTCCCTGTAATCTGGTTATTTAAGCCATTACCCGTGCCATTAAAATTACCAGTACCAGTGAGAAGGAGATTTTCCACGTTGTCAGGAAGGGTATAGGAAATGGAAGCTTGCACGGTATCGGTTCCCTGGTTGAGAGCTTCAATGACCAAATCCCCGGCATCATTTACCGTATAAGTATCGTTACCATCTAATCCAGTCAGGGCATCTGCTCCAGAGGTTCCCGCAAGGGTGTCCGGACCAGAAATACCGATAAAGTCATCATTATTGATAGTTCCCGTAGCAGTAGCGGTGGTAATAGTAGCGCCGTTGGTGGCATTGGAGAGGGTGACAGTAAAGGTTTCGTTCAGTTCTACCGTTGTATCTCCCTGAACGTTAACAGTAATTACTTTTGAGGTTTCCCCCGCTGCAAAACTCACGGTTCCTGATGGTAACACTCCTCCGACAAAATCAGTGGCATTGGCGGGATTGGTTCCGCTGCCGGTAACTGCCCAGTTGACGTTATTGCTTCCGGTGGTGTTATCCGCACGAGTGACGGTGAAGGTGAAGGCTTTACTGCCACTGTTGCCCTCGGTTTGGTTGGCATTGGTGGCGGCAATGGCGAGGGTGGGGATTGCGGGGGTACTCACGGCCCATAACTCCCGACCGTTCACGCCGTCATCGGCAGTGAAGTACAGGGTGCTGCCCACTACTCTCAGGTTTTGGGGGTTGGAGCTAGAGGCACCGGGGCGGATATCTTTGACCAGAACCGTACCGGCCGCCGTGCCGTCGCTCTTCCACAATTCCTCACCGTTCACGCCGTCATCGGCAGTGAAGTACAGGGTGCTGCCCACTACTCTCAGGTTTTGGGGGTTGGAGCTAGAGGCACCGGGGCGGATATCTTTGACCAGAACCGTACCGGCCGCCGTGCCGTCGCTTTTCCACAATTCATAACCGTTCACGCCGTCATCGGCAGTGAAGTACAGGGTGTTGCCCACCGCCGTCAGATTGCGGAGGTTGGAGCTAGAGGCACCGGGGCGGATATCTTTGACCAGAACCGTACCGGCCGCCGTGCCGTCGCTTTTCCACAATTCATAACCGTTCACGCCGTCATTGGCCCGGAAGAAGAGGGTGTTGCCCGCTGCCGTTAGATAGCGGGGGTAGGAGCCCCCCGAACCGGGGCGGATATCTTTGACCAGAACCGTACCGGCCGCCGTGCCGTCGCTCTTCCACAGTTCAGTGCCGTTAACGCCGTCCAAGGACCGGAAGAACAGGGTGTTGCCCACTGCCGTTAGATAGCGGGGGTAGGAGCCCCCCGAACCGGGGCGGATATCTTTGACCAGAACCGTACCGGCCGCCGTGCCGTCGCTCTTCCATAATTCCTGACCGTTCACGCCGTCCAAGGACCGGAAGAACAGGGTGTTGCCCACTGCCGTCAGAAAGCCGGGGTCGGAGCCCCCCGAACCGGGGCGGATATCTTTGACCAGAACCGTACCGGCCGCCGTGCCGTCGCTCTTCCATAATTCCTGACCGTTAAAGCCGTCCAAGGACCGGAAGAACAGGGTGTTGCCCACCGCCGTTAGATAGTAGGGGCTGGAGCCCCCCGAACCGAGGCGGATGTCTTTGACCAAAACCGTACCCGCCGCCGTGCCGTCGCTCTTCCATAATTCCTGACCGTTCACGCCGTCCAAGGACCGGAAGAACAGGGTGTTGCCCACTGCCGTCAGAAAGCCGGGGTCGGAGCCCCCCGAACCGAGGCGGATGTCTTTGACCAAAACCGTACCCGCCGCCGTGCCGTCGCTCTTCCACAGTTCAGTGCCGTTAACGCCGTCATTGGCCCGAAAGAACAGGGTGTTGCCCACCACCGTTAGATAGCCGGGGGAGGAACCAGATAAACCGGGGAAGATATCTTTAACTAAAAAAGGAACGGAGTCGTCGTCAACAATAGTCACGGTTGCCGTAGATGGAGTGCCGAGAGTAGCGCCGTTGGTGGGATTAGAGAGGGTGACAGTAAAGGTTTCGTTCAGTTCTACCGTTGTATCTCCCTGGACGTTAACGGTAATTACTTTTGAGGTTTCCCCCGCCGCAAAACTCACTACCCCACTGGGTAACACGGACCCGACAAAATCAGTGGCATTGGCGGGATTGGTTCCGCTGCCGGTAACTGCCCAGTTGACGTTATTGCTTCCGGTGGTATTAACCGCACGAGTGACGGTGAAGGTGAAGGCTTTACTGCCACTGTTGCCCTCGGTTTGGTTGGCACTGGTGGCGGCAATGGCGAGGGTGGGAATTGCTACATCATCATTTTGAATAGTTCCCGTAGCAGTAGCGGTGGTAATAGTAGCGCCGTTGGTGGGATTAGAGAGGGTGACAGTAAAGGTTTCGTTCAGTTCTACCGTTGTATCTCCCTGGACGTTAACGGTAATTACTTTTGAGGTTTCCCCCGCCGCAAAACTCACTACCCCACTGGGTAACACGGACCCGACAAAATC
This Microcystis wesenbergii NRERC-220 DNA region includes the following protein-coding sequences:
- a CDS encoding XisI protein translates to MDTRLKYQGIIKTVLQNHANYRATLPDGYTSQVIFDDERGHYLVLDFGWSGNKYLHATPIHLSLVVDKVWIQCDETEEGIATDLMEAGIPKEDIVLGFRYPKVRKYTGFAVA
- a CDS encoding element excision factor XisH family protein, with translation MSARDIYHDTVKLALEKDGWAITHDPFPLQIGKKRLSADLGAERLISAEKELRKIVVEVKSFVGQSDVKDLQQALGQYVLYRQILNEMKVERVLYLAISQPTFNSVFSIELGQVLLKNQIVKLIVFDDESEVIMQWIPD
- a CDS encoding ELWxxDGT repeat protein, which encodes MSTPFLVKDIFPGFYSSFPQNLTAVGNTLFFNAFDGVNGLELWKSDGTAAGRVLVADIRFGASGSYPRNLTVVDSTLYFRANDGVNNDELWALNVSTLAIPTLAIAATSANQTEGNSGSKAFTFTVTRAVNTTGSNNVNWAVTGSGTNPANATDFVGSVLPSGVVSFAAGETSKVITVNVQGDTTVELNETFTVTLSNPTNGATITTATATGTIQNDDVAIPTLAIAATSANQTEGNSGSKAFTFTVTRAVNTTGSNNVNWAVTGSGTNPANATDFVGSVLPSGVVSFAAGETSKVITVNVQGDTTVELNETFTVTLSNPTNGATLGTPSTATVTIVDDDSVPFLVKDIFPGLSGSSPGYLTVVGNTLFFRANDGVNGTELWKSDGTAAGTVLVKDIRLGSGGSDPGFLTAVGNTLFFRSLDGVNGQELWKSDGTAAGTVLVKDIRLGSGGSSPYYLTAVGNTLFFRSLDGFNGQELWKSDGTAAGTVLVKDIRPGSGGSDPGFLTAVGNTLFFRSLDGVNGQELWKSDGTAAGTVLVKDIRPGSGGSYPRYLTAVGNTLFFRSLDGVNGTELWKSDGTAAGTVLVKDIRPGSGGSYPRYLTAAGNTLFFRANDGVNGYELWKSDGTAAGTVLVKDIRPGASSSNLRNLTAVGNTLYFTADDGVNGYELWKSDGTAAGTVLVKDIRPGASSSNPQNLRVVGSTLYFTADDGVNGEELWKSDGTAAGTVLVKDIRPGASSSNPQNLRVVGSTLYFTADDGVNGRELWAVSTPAIPTLAIAATNANQTEGNSGSKAFTFTVTRADNTTGSNNVNWAVTGSGTNPANATDFVGGVLPSGTVSFAAGETSKVITVNVQGDTTVELNETFTVTLSNATNGATITTATATGTINNDDFIGISGPDTLAGTSGADALTGLDGNDTYTVNDAGDLVIEALNQGTDTVQASISYTLPDNVENLLLTGTGNFNGTGNGLNNQITGNSGNNSLNGAAGIDTLTGGVGTDIFIFQFSQSTSTALDRVTDFAIGTDKIDLLSQAGAAINAPVAFTRAADSTTTNINTIVTNVFTDANGATAGNQALGINSAVLVRDNSSSTYLIINDGTAGFQSANDLVINLTGLTGTFPALGTIAVNSFFV